The window tttcACTAAACTCTCTCAGTGTGTCATACTACTCACGATTGTGTTAGATTGAAAACATATTTTGACCACTCATTGATTCTCAGCTCGATTCAGCCTAGCAACTAACCTGAGCGAGGTGATGTCTCTATATATACTTTGTCAACAATAACATCTTGTGGATTCTAAACATATTCATTTAGTTTAGAATTACAAGACCACTACTTATAAAGCAGTGGCTCACCCTTATCTCAACAGCAACCTAGAAACAAgcatataaaaaattaattttcttaaataaacaagaaaagacaaaATACAATTGCAATGTTATTAGCAAtaggagagctgtgtgtgtgtgtgtgtgtgtgtgtgtgtgtgtgtgtgtgtgtgtgtgtgtgtgtgtgtgtgtgtgtgggcgtgcgtgtgtgtatgtgagtgtgagtATCTGTGTGTAAGAGAGTATTCCATCAACCTTGAAAAACTTTATACACCTAATTAGAacacaattttttatttactgTGTAGTAAATACTTACACCGTTGTCTATTTATACTAAAAGTATGCAGGGAAGCGTATTTTGCATGTACTTAGCTGTTAGACTCTAGAGTATGGCATTGAGTTAACAGAGTAACATTGTTACAAAGTGTAGAGAGTTGTGTAGCTACATATACTGACTTGTTTACACTCGTGTCATCACAAATTAAGATTGCGTTAACTATCTGCTAAAAGTTGAAAtctaaattaaaataaaaaataatatataaaaaagtTAAAACATAATGCAATATACACGTATAAGCACTTGCTAGATACAGACAATTGATTGTGGACAAGACATAGCATTCACACAGCAtcatgtttatatatataaaacaGTTACACATATGCATTCATCTCTGAACCGTGACTGGAAAGAAGGTTTGAGTTGACAGCAAAAACTCTAATGTGAACTGCGCAAGAAATCAAATGTAAGTTGAAATTAGAAACAAAAAATcgtgtttacacacacacaccgtttTCGTTTCTCTTGTAAACCGGTTTGTCAGTTTGAACAAACACCGACAGCGATTTCGTTGAAAGAAACACACGAACCACCTTGTTGAAGTGCAGCGAAGAGGTTTGTGAAACGGCTCGGATGTATGCGTAGAGCACGCCCTTTACAGGATCTGGAGGAGAGAAATTTTCATATGGGACCTTAACATTAAATCCAACAGGTTTGTTCActacaacaagaaatacaaaattttgtacCTCGTGATTATAGAAATATAATCTTTTACActttagttaataaattatttgtttagttAGATTGCCAAGTGGAGGCTAGTGCCGAAAATGTTTCACTTTACATTTGCAATGCTTCCAAATAATTTACCTCATAATTGAAATGTGTTTCTATGAAAGTTATCTAAACACGCCAAAGCATCAAGTGTTCATTACATGTTAGCCACCAACATATTAATGGTACACGTGACTCTCCCGGCCATTTTGATGTTTAAGTTTCAAATAAACTTCTCTATTTTAAGAAAGAAAATTCAAAGTTTGCTTGCAGAAAAATGAAAGattactaattaaaattttttaaataaaatttgaaaattgaaatggctaAAAAGGTCGAGGACCTGTCTTTCATATTAGCGATAATTGAGATTGCTTCGCTCcctaaatacaatataaataaatagataaccaaaaatataataatatacgGATGagcaaatcaatcaataaGTAAATAGATAACAATATTATTTGATCCGTTCGTGTGTTTCATATTAATAAAATAGCATTGCTGTGTGGCCCagaaaatatttaataaaacaacaaaagcgGCATATTCGGCACCCAAAGATACGATAAGTGTAGGAGTTTCTAGACAGTGTGTAGGCGTGCTTGCGGCGAAGTCAAGTGTGGATGATTGCATGTCCAACCTAGAACCATTTCTGCACTGCCATTCAAGACGGTCGAGACGAAACATTAATTCACTCTCACCTTCCACGCTTTGATTGGCTGCCTGGTACAGAATCTGACCCTTGTCGTCTTCAAAGCGAATGCCAACAGAGATGGCAGTGTTCACTTTGAAAACCGACACAACCACCGTCTGTTTGACGCCTATCTGCAGTACGCTCGGGACAGCAACAAAATAATTGGGtctgcaaatacaaaaacgGTACATGCACATTGAAGCTTAGCTCGAGCTCGAGCTTCTGCAGCTATGGATTTGTTCTCACCCGCCTTGCGCCGTGCAGTAGAAAGCAGTATGAAAGAGCAGAATTGCGACTTTCAGAACGTGTCCAGAGAGCATATTTGAGTACGTATCCAACAACAGTGCGAGAACTAAACTGATGGTGGGCAGACTGTCGACGTGTTTCATTCGATAAGTGGATGTCGACCTTTCTCACCTGCTGGGTATTAGTCATGTGAAGACATTAGCTAGAAAGTCTCTAGAAACGTGTTGGCTACGTGTAGCACAAGCACAAACCGCACCCTGAATCATGTTAGTCTAGTACGCGTGTGTGCGATCTGCCAGCTCTTTGTGCTCCGTCTAAAAGCGCAGTTTTATTTGCAGGAAGCATCTAAAGCAGCCATTTGCTTTGCTCGGGCAAAAAATGATTCAAATATAATAggaattaataaatataaaaactCAACTATAAACAATTGATATAGGTGTAACCAGATCAGCATGATCTCTACTCTAGATATACTTATTCAAATAATTGTGTACGTTTTAACAATGCAGACTTCTTTATCTAAACTGCATAAGTGAAGACACATGCTGTAAAGTATAGAGAACATCACTGATTTGTCATTGACTCTACATTTTAATAACAGCCATCAGGGTTGAATCTTCAGCATCTAGTATTTGCAACATCAAGACAGATATTTTAGATAGCTGTAACTTAAATAATTTGTATCAATCTATAAGTATATAGTGCAGGTTATTGTATTACTTCAGATACGAACGCATTTTGTAATTCCTGTTGCTACAAGACCTTGCAACATAAACTATTTGTTATTGATGCATCACTTTGATAACACTCCTAGCAAGTGATAGTTTGTACACATATCTTGTAATATTGGATAATTATAGTTAGAACTGTTTAAATAATGCCAAATATTAAGTAATAAGAATCTTACAATATGATGTAAGGAAAAGTAGACTCTAACTCTTCACTCGTCATTCCCCAGAGGATATAACTAGAGACAAAGATATCACAAGAGAATATGACAACACAGAGCAATCATAAAAACACTCTATTATTGTCTTTCTACAGAATATAAAGGTCGTGGAATCCTCCAGAGTTCGAGATGTTGAGGACCTACCGTTGTTGATTTGCGTATTATCTGCGAAAGCACGTGATGATGTGGAACCAGATCTCTAAACCGGGCGATCACATAAGTCTTTGCTTGCTCTGCTAGATAATGTTTACTGCAAGTAGCAGGCTTTGGCTCGTACAGATACGGGATCTCGATTTTAAGTCGACGGTATTTTACGGGTGTTAGCTGTACCTCATTCGGGATATGGAGGACATGATGCCACAGCAGTAGTTTTGCTGAAAAGCATGGGCGTGATCCTCAGTTCTacattttagatttttaaatcatgatttatatcaatatatatTTGAATTGCGCATTGTCACGCTAAGGTGCATATAGAAGGTAAGCAGGGCTATCGTTGCTGAGACGCCATGGACACGGACGTTAGTTACGAGTATATTGCTAGGGTTAATTCAAGACGTAAGTAGTTGgttacaaaatattaatatgtaCGCCACTAGTTAGAGACTTTTGGCGTCTCCTTCTCCGTCTTTGCGTCCATCTGACACCTTGGCCA of the Corticium candelabrum chromosome 2, ooCorCand1.1, whole genome shotgun sequence genome contains:
- the LOC134176349 gene encoding ovostatin-like — translated: MKHVDSLPTISLVLALLLDTYSNMLSGHVLKVAILLFHTAFYCTAQGGPNYFVAVPSVLQIGVKQTVVVSVFKVNTAISVGIRFEDDKGQILYQAANQSVEVNKPVGFNVKVPYENFSPPDPVKGVLYAYIRAVSQTSSLHFNKVVRVFLSTKSLSVFVQTDKPVYKRNENVHIRVFAVNSNLLSSHGSEMNAYVAVEIRNPQDVIVDKAELKSEYRFEVKNYGQIIEMNIWYLEGLKLDTFVNPFNVHMVKLLQESSTSQLEFSLEETKQ